The Balearica regulorum gibbericeps isolate bBalReg1 unplaced genomic scaffold, bBalReg1.pri scaffold_51_arrow_ctg1, whole genome shotgun sequence DNA segment ctgggcagcagaacttgtgtccacatggcagcagctgcctggggcagtgggtttctcaatgctctgctgcacacggccaatacattttccatacccctctgccagggcaatgctgtgggacagttcttctgtgaaatcccccaGATCCTAAAGCTCTCCTGCTCACAATCCTACCTCAGGAAAGTTGGGCTTATTGTGGTCAGTTGCTTTTTAGCatttgcatgttttgttttcattcttttctcctaCGTGCAGATCTTCTgggccgtgctgaggatcccctttgagcagggacggcacaaagccttttccacgtgcctccctcacctggccgtGGTCTCCCTCTTTGTCAGCACTGCCATGTTTTCCGATCTGAagcccccctccatctcctccccacctctggatctggtggtggcagttctgtactcggtggtgcctccagcagtgaaccccctcctctacagcatgaggaaccaggaAGTCAAAGATGCCCTGAAGAAAGTCCTTCATTCAGTAGTCTTTCAGCATTAATAAGGAGGCCATGTATCTTCATGAAAGTAATTTGTAATGCAGGTTGGGAACTTCCTGTTCCTTGGGCATTTTAGGTGCTATCATCCTCTTGTCCCAGGAGTGTCTACATTCACTCCACTTCTCCACTTGCATGAACCCCTGCCTGTCTCACCCACAGGCCTTGGTGCCTGCATCTGACACCACGGTACACATGACCTCCTGTGTCACATCTCTCTAATTAAAGGGGATTTACTCATTTCACTGTGTGGTGGTTGG contains these protein-coding regions:
- the LOC142599807 gene encoding olfactory receptor 14J1-like, with protein sequence MSNGSSITQFLLLAFADTRQLQLLHFWLFLGIYLAALLGNGLIITTIACDHRLHTPMYFFLINLSVLDLGSISTTLPKCMANSLWDTRAISYGGCAAQLFFFAFLVVAEFSLLTVMAYDRYVAICHPLHYGTLLGSRTCVHMAAAAWGSGFLNALLHTANTFSIPLCQGNAVGQFFCEIPQILKLSCSQSYLRKVGLIVVSCFLAFACFVFILFSYVQIFWAVLRIPFEQGRHKAFSTCLPHLAVVSLFVSTAMFSDLKPPSISSPPLDLVVAVLYSVVPPAVNPLLYSMRNQEVKDALKKVLHSVVFQH